The Corallococcus caeni genome includes a region encoding these proteins:
- a CDS encoding RIO1 family regulatory kinase/ATPase domain-containing protein: MNDSLETLLADGIIDAVIGQLKTGKEAEVWLVQHAGQVVAAKLYKERHERNFRNNSGYKEGREVRNSRTRRAMEKGSRFGQAAAEEAWKNAEADSLYKLHAQGVRVPTPVMFYEGILLMELVLDAEGQPAPRLVEAPPQTPEEAEALYLDLRSQVIRTLCADLIHGDLSPYNILMSGSGPTIIDFPQTVAAARNSQAEFYFRRDLDNVREFLAGFSARLASRAGDTGEIWNAYVRRDLTPDFMPSGTFREAPRKQGSPGRQGFRQERYPLEEQPRRNEFRPAPAPVAAVEEGLSEEEAELRALEALVLRQGGGERGRPVVTSSPRDGRRRGGFGGKPPPRTGSAPRPGNAGPQQNAGARPPQGAGTNNRPNGNPGRPQQGAPRNGAPQQGAPRNGAPAQGANPPAAQADARANGRPQQGGPRNGNPRNEPRRDGRPPRSPNGEPRMNGQPHGENGQPRMNGQQHGENNQPRMNGQPHGENGQPRMNGQPHGESGQPRMNGQAPRGENGQTQQRQNGQQRQNGQAHGENGQAPQRQNGQPRMNGQPPGGETGLNGQAPQRQNGRMNAQAHGENGQAPQRQNGQSRQNGQPYGGESRMNGQPHGEPAANAQGPRQNGQSRQNGQPYGGESRMNGQPHGEPAANAQGPRQNGEPRQNGRPPRGEWRANGRPQQSGGPRQDGSGAQSRTNGQPRQDGGDWTAEAPARHAQDGAGMNGTAQLSGESRANGQQRNGGPRMNGRPPRNNGSIQDVPPQQSDEPRMNGRPPQGDEPRQNGRGPGANPREARGNLPNNGPRIPRQGPERGAGRPSRGGAPQVSYVGRPPAPSSSNPETGSS; this comes from the coding sequence ATGAATGACTCCCTCGAGACCCTCCTCGCCGACGGCATCATCGACGCCGTCATCGGCCAGCTGAAGACGGGGAAGGAGGCGGAGGTGTGGCTGGTCCAGCACGCCGGCCAGGTCGTCGCAGCGAAGCTGTACAAGGAGCGCCACGAGCGCAACTTCCGCAACAACTCCGGCTACAAGGAAGGCCGCGAGGTGCGCAACTCGCGCACGCGCCGCGCCATGGAGAAGGGCAGCCGCTTCGGGCAGGCCGCCGCGGAAGAGGCGTGGAAGAACGCGGAAGCGGACTCGCTCTACAAGCTGCACGCGCAAGGGGTGCGCGTGCCCACGCCGGTGATGTTCTACGAGGGCATCCTCCTGATGGAGCTGGTGCTGGACGCGGAAGGCCAGCCCGCGCCCCGGCTCGTGGAGGCCCCGCCCCAGACGCCCGAGGAGGCCGAGGCCCTCTACCTGGACCTGCGCTCCCAGGTGATTCGCACCTTGTGCGCGGACCTCATTCACGGGGACCTGTCGCCCTACAACATCCTGATGAGCGGGTCCGGGCCGACCATCATCGACTTTCCGCAGACGGTGGCGGCGGCGCGCAACAGCCAGGCGGAGTTCTACTTCCGCCGCGACCTGGACAACGTGCGGGAGTTCCTGGCGGGCTTTTCGGCCCGGCTGGCGAGCCGTGCGGGCGACACGGGTGAAATCTGGAACGCGTACGTGCGGCGCGACCTGACGCCGGACTTCATGCCGTCGGGCACGTTCCGCGAGGCGCCTCGCAAGCAGGGGAGCCCCGGCCGCCAGGGCTTCCGGCAGGAGCGCTATCCGCTGGAGGAGCAGCCCCGGCGCAACGAGTTCCGTCCGGCACCGGCGCCCGTGGCAGCGGTGGAGGAAGGGCTCAGCGAGGAGGAGGCGGAGCTGCGCGCGCTGGAGGCGCTGGTGCTGCGCCAGGGTGGCGGAGAGCGCGGGCGGCCGGTCGTCACGTCCAGCCCGCGGGATGGGCGCAGGCGGGGTGGGTTCGGCGGGAAGCCGCCGCCGCGCACTGGCAGCGCGCCCCGGCCCGGCAACGCGGGACCGCAGCAGAACGCGGGGGCACGGCCGCCGCAGGGGGCGGGCACCAACAACCGCCCCAACGGCAACCCCGGTCGTCCACAGCAGGGAGCCCCGCGCAACGGAGCGCCGCAACAGGGGGCACCGCGCAACGGCGCTCCGGCGCAAGGGGCGAATCCTCCGGCGGCGCAGGCGGATGCGCGAGCGAACGGCCGGCCGCAGCAGGGCGGCCCGCGCAACGGCAACCCGCGCAATGAACCGCGCCGCGATGGGCGTCCGCCGCGTTCACCCAACGGCGAGCCGCGCATGAACGGCCAGCCGCACGGTGAGAACGGTCAGCCGCGCATGAATGGCCAGCAGCACGGCGAGAACAATCAGCCGCGCATGAATGGCCAGCCGCACGGTGAGAACGGTCAGCCGCGCATGAATGGCCAGCCGCACGGTGAGAGCGGTCAGCCGCGTATGAACGGCCAGGCCCCTCGCGGTGAAAACGGCCAGACGCAGCAGCGGCAGAACGGCCAGCAGAGGCAGAACGGCCAGGCTCACGGCGAGAACGGGCAGGCCCCGCAGCGCCAGAACGGCCAGCCGCGCATGAACGGCCAGCCCCCAGGCGGTGAGACCGGTCTGAACGGTCAGGCCCCACAGCGCCAGAACGGCCGAATGAACGCTCAGGCGCACGGCGAGAACGGTCAGGCCCCGCAGCGGCAGAACGGTCAGTCACGCCAGAACGGTCAGCCGTATGGCGGCGAGTCGCGCATGAACGGTCAGCCTCACGGTGAGCCGGCGGCGAACGCTCAGGGCCCTCGGCAGAACGGTCAGTCTCGCCAGAACGGGCAGCCGTATGGTGGCGAGTCGCGCATGAACGGTCAGCCTCACGGTGAACCGGCGGCGAACGCTCAGGGCCCTCGGCAGAACGGGGAGCCCAGGCAGAACGGCCGACCGCCGCGTGGCGAGTGGCGCGCGAATGGCCGGCCGCAGCAGAGCGGCGGACCCCGCCAGGACGGCTCGGGGGCGCAGTCGCGCACGAACGGCCAGCCCCGGCAGGACGGTGGCGACTGGACGGCCGAAGCCCCGGCGCGGCACGCGCAGGACGGGGCCGGGATGAACGGCACGGCGCAACTGTCCGGGGAGTCCCGCGCGAACGGTCAGCAGCGCAATGGCGGCCCCCGGATGAACGGCCGGCCTCCGCGCAACAACGGCTCCATCCAGGACGTCCCTCCCCAGCAGAGCGACGAGCCGCGCATGAACGGCCGACCGCCGCAGGGCGACGAGCCGCGCCAGAACGGCCGGGGCCCTGGAGCGAATCCCCGCGAGGCGCGAGGCAACCTGCCCAACAACGGGCCCCGGATTCCCCGGCAGGGCCCGGAGCGCGGCGCAGGGCGTCCCTCCCGGGGTGGCGCACCCCAGGTGAGCTATGTGGGCCGTCCGCCCGCGCCCTCGTCCTCGAACCCCGAGACGGGCTCCTCCTGA
- a CDS encoding alpha-ketoglutarate-dependent dioxygenase AlkB, producing the protein MALPPRRGPGSPLARKAAQRTPGHHYNASFLASADRAEILAWLGTLHPLWEERYSKHFPPPEGQQQRRLLRPVYWLGNWQFACLDYYRPPKGVKDRCVKAEPFPAVLERQIAKVEALARRMFRGPDMPQGWHLNTCLVNFYGSRLEDGRWVDTARVGEHKDFEPGPVASLSLGERALIQFVTSTRPGERDAVVLEQWLDDGSLQLFGGAQWKDQTFHRVQRVDTRAGHVMPPELPDFRTRRINLTFRYVPDAHVTPFAALSAEAREDVRPYMATLAKGSRFFRDELAREQPPVKAE; encoded by the coding sequence ATGGCCTTGCCTCCCCGCAGGGGCCCGGGTTCCCCGCTGGCGCGCAAGGCCGCGCAGCGCACGCCCGGCCACCACTACAACGCGAGCTTCCTGGCCTCCGCGGACCGCGCGGAGATCCTGGCGTGGCTGGGCACGCTGCACCCGCTGTGGGAGGAGCGCTATTCGAAGCACTTCCCGCCGCCGGAGGGGCAGCAGCAGCGGCGGTTGTTGCGGCCGGTGTACTGGCTGGGCAACTGGCAGTTCGCGTGTCTGGACTACTACCGGCCTCCGAAGGGCGTGAAGGACCGCTGCGTGAAGGCGGAGCCGTTCCCCGCGGTGCTGGAGCGGCAGATTGCGAAGGTGGAGGCGCTGGCGCGGCGGATGTTCCGGGGCCCGGACATGCCGCAGGGCTGGCACCTCAACACGTGCCTGGTGAACTTCTACGGCAGCCGGTTGGAGGACGGCCGCTGGGTGGACACCGCGCGCGTGGGCGAGCACAAGGACTTCGAGCCGGGCCCGGTGGCGTCGCTGTCCCTGGGAGAGCGCGCGCTCATCCAGTTCGTCACGTCCACGCGGCCCGGTGAGCGCGACGCGGTGGTGCTGGAGCAGTGGCTGGATGACGGGTCGCTGCAGCTCTTTGGTGGGGCGCAGTGGAAGGACCAGACGTTCCACCGGGTGCAGCGGGTGGACACGCGCGCGGGCCACGTGATGCCGCCGGAGCTGCCGGACTTCCGCACGCGGCGCATCAACCTGACGTTCCGCTACGTGCCGGACGCGCACGTGACTCCGTTCGCGGCGCTGAGCGCGGAGGCCCGCGAGGACGTGCGCCCGTACATGGCGACGCTCGCGAAGGGCAGCCGCTTCTTCCGCGACGAGTTGGCGCGCGAGCAGCCGCCGGTGAAGGCGGAGTAG
- the deoD gene encoding purine-nucleoside phosphorylase: MATPHISASPGDFAEVVLMPGDPLRARYISERFLENARPVTAVRNMLGFTGTFRGKRLSVMGHGMGVPSISIYATELVKTYGAKVLIRVGSCGALRTDVKLRDVIVAMGAGTDSNVNRMRAMGHDFPAVADFTLARRAVEAAEKRNKPVRVGNVFTSDLFYHPQEALNATLAKMGILAVEMEIAGLYGVAAEFGARALALLTVSDHILTGEHLSPEDRQTTFDEMIELAFDVAASEA, from the coding sequence ATGGCAACTCCGCACATCTCCGCGTCTCCGGGTGACTTCGCCGAAGTGGTCCTCATGCCGGGCGACCCGCTCCGGGCGCGCTACATCTCCGAGCGCTTCCTGGAGAACGCGCGCCCCGTCACGGCGGTGCGCAACATGCTGGGCTTCACCGGCACCTTCCGGGGCAAGCGGCTGTCGGTGATGGGGCACGGTATGGGCGTGCCGTCCATCTCCATCTACGCGACGGAGCTGGTGAAGACCTACGGCGCGAAGGTGCTCATCCGCGTGGGCAGCTGCGGCGCGCTGCGCACGGACGTGAAGCTGCGCGACGTCATCGTGGCGATGGGCGCGGGCACGGACTCCAACGTGAACCGCATGCGCGCCATGGGGCACGACTTCCCGGCGGTGGCGGACTTCACGCTGGCCCGGCGCGCGGTGGAGGCGGCGGAGAAGCGCAACAAGCCGGTGCGCGTGGGCAACGTCTTCACGTCCGACCTGTTCTACCACCCGCAGGAAGCGCTCAACGCGACGCTGGCGAAGATGGGCATCCTGGCCGTGGAGATGGAGATCGCCGGCCTGTACGGCGTGGCGGCGGAGTTCGGCGCGCGGGCGCTGGCGCTGCTCACGGTGTCGGACCACATCCTCACCGGCGAGCACCTCTCGCCGGAGGACCGCCAGACGACGTTCGACGAGATGATCGAGCTGGCGTTCGACGTGGCCGCCTCCGAGGCGTGA
- a CDS encoding LysM peptidoglycan-binding domain-containing protein — protein MRSSLLILLLCAGCAARVVTPVPAPAPAPAPAQAASATPPVETLAATPPAQATAPAPGEPQQGTPPVSASGAPAAMPSPAEVAAVVTDAAVRENPCPVEPEEEDDEATAATDDEGVSEEGEMQAPLAPAAPAGPLYTADLSDEALTEAWKKDPSTLGSMSIGFVESGRQLNSVRVPDDKDWLVVSPEIAYGTQETVDYVVAAIRAVRTQYPNVPPLRVNRLSTKDGGYLRPHKSHQNGRDVDFGFYYPTAEPVRERERERYIDVAMNWALVRSLVVNTDVQMILVDKRVQKVLYDYALSIGEDKAWLDSLFNAGFNSLIKHARRHRDHFHVRFFNGRAQELGRRVAPLLALQPDQNLMMYKVRNGDTLGGIAMRHNSSVVAIKKANRMRNTFLSIGRRLVIPLKGPCTHCPIPPPVQLPPRRMPPQTQAPALVNTAPAASGKLPNPCTPAAPAPTPVAVPTGVPSGLSTAR, from the coding sequence GTGCGTTCCTCACTCCTGATCCTCCTGCTCTGCGCCGGCTGTGCCGCGCGTGTCGTCACCCCCGTCCCGGCGCCCGCTCCGGCCCCGGCGCCGGCCCAGGCCGCGTCAGCGACGCCGCCCGTGGAGACCCTGGCCGCGACGCCGCCCGCGCAGGCCACGGCTCCGGCCCCGGGTGAGCCCCAGCAGGGCACGCCTCCGGTCAGCGCGTCCGGTGCCCCCGCCGCGATGCCGTCCCCGGCGGAGGTGGCCGCGGTCGTCACCGACGCCGCCGTGCGCGAGAACCCCTGCCCCGTGGAACCGGAGGAGGAGGACGACGAGGCCACCGCCGCCACCGACGACGAAGGCGTGAGCGAGGAAGGCGAGATGCAGGCGCCGCTCGCGCCCGCCGCGCCCGCCGGTCCGCTGTACACCGCCGACCTGTCCGACGAGGCGCTCACCGAGGCGTGGAAGAAGGACCCGTCCACGCTGGGCTCCATGTCCATCGGCTTCGTGGAGAGCGGCCGGCAGCTCAACAGCGTGCGCGTGCCGGATGACAAGGATTGGCTGGTGGTGTCGCCGGAGATCGCCTACGGCACGCAGGAGACGGTGGACTACGTGGTCGCCGCCATCCGCGCGGTGCGCACTCAGTACCCGAACGTGCCCCCGCTGCGCGTCAACCGCCTGTCCACCAAGGACGGCGGCTACCTGCGCCCGCACAAGAGCCACCAGAACGGCCGCGACGTGGACTTCGGCTTCTACTACCCGACCGCGGAGCCGGTGCGTGAGCGCGAGCGGGAGCGCTACATCGACGTGGCCATGAACTGGGCGCTGGTGCGCTCGCTGGTGGTGAACACCGACGTGCAGATGATCCTCGTGGACAAGCGCGTGCAGAAGGTCCTGTACGACTACGCGCTGTCCATTGGCGAGGACAAGGCGTGGCTGGATTCGCTGTTCAACGCGGGCTTCAACTCACTCATCAAGCACGCGCGCCGGCACCGCGACCACTTCCACGTGCGGTTCTTCAACGGCCGCGCGCAGGAGCTGGGCCGCCGGGTGGCGCCGCTCCTGGCGCTGCAGCCGGACCAGAACCTCATGATGTACAAGGTCCGCAACGGGGACACGCTGGGCGGCATCGCGATGCGGCACAACTCCAGCGTGGTGGCCATCAAGAAGGCCAACCGGATGCGCAACACGTTCCTGAGCATCGGCCGGCGGCTGGTGATTCCGCTGAAGGGGCCGTGCACGCACTGCCCCATCCCCCCGCCGGTGCAGCTGCCGCCGCGCCGGATGCCTCCCCAGACGCAGGCCCCCGCTTTGGTGAACACGGCGCCCGCGGCTTCGGGCAAGCTGCCCAACCCGTGTACTCCCGCCGCACCGGCACCGACGCCGGTGGCCGTCCCCACGGGTGTCCCGTCCGGTCTGTCGACCGCACGCTGA
- a CDS encoding putative toxin-antitoxin system toxin component, PIN family, whose amino-acid sequence MKTPSAAPAVRSVVLDTNVVLDVFVFDDAFTRPLKEALRSGALTAWADRHTLKELALVLAYPSFKLAADAQRAVRDAYGALVRVMDGEGAPVELPPCRDRDDQKFLALAARAGAAWLVSKDKRVLSMGGGRRLPFDVLTPRRASQVLEAEGFTRSV is encoded by the coding sequence GTGAAGACGCCTTCCGCTGCGCCTGCCGTTCGTTCCGTGGTGCTGGACACCAACGTGGTGCTGGACGTGTTCGTCTTTGATGACGCGTTCACGCGGCCGCTGAAGGAGGCGCTGCGTTCGGGCGCGCTGACGGCGTGGGCGGACCGGCACACGCTGAAGGAGCTGGCGCTGGTGCTCGCCTATCCGTCGTTCAAGCTGGCGGCGGACGCGCAGCGGGCGGTGCGCGATGCGTACGGCGCGCTCGTGCGTGTCATGGACGGGGAGGGGGCGCCGGTGGAGTTGCCGCCGTGCAGGGACCGGGATGATCAGAAGTTCCTCGCGCTGGCCGCGCGCGCGGGGGCCGCGTGGCTGGTGAGCAAGGACAAGCGCGTGCTGTCCATGGGCGGTGGGCGGCGGTTGCCGTTCGACGTGCTCACGCCTCGGCGTGCCTCGCAGGTGCTGGAGGCGGAGGGCTTCACGCGGAGCGTTTGA
- a CDS encoding CAP domain-containing protein produces MKPTPRSLCLSLLSAAALLGGCGGEEAPTSQGEGVVVPPVQTEVAGNGLSASAAYCDDVTTWDPAWVTFENDVLTLINQRRAAGATCGGVAKPAVGPLTLDTRLRCAARKHSKDMGTNNFFSHTGSNGSTPWQRMTSAGYSYRTAAENIAAGYGTPAAVVTGWMASTGHCNNIMNGALTQTGIGYFNAPTSTYKAYWTQDFGTP; encoded by the coding sequence ATGAAGCCCACGCCCCGTTCGCTGTGTCTGAGTTTGCTGAGCGCCGCTGCCCTGCTGGGCGGCTGTGGAGGCGAGGAGGCGCCCACGTCGCAGGGGGAAGGCGTCGTGGTGCCGCCGGTCCAGACGGAGGTCGCCGGCAACGGGCTGAGCGCGAGCGCGGCCTACTGTGACGACGTGACGACGTGGGACCCGGCCTGGGTGACGTTCGAGAACGACGTGCTCACGCTCATCAACCAGCGCCGCGCGGCGGGCGCCACCTGTGGCGGCGTGGCGAAGCCGGCGGTGGGTCCGCTCACGCTGGACACGCGGCTGCGCTGTGCGGCGCGCAAGCACTCCAAGGACATGGGCACGAACAACTTCTTCAGCCACACGGGCTCCAACGGCTCCACGCCGTGGCAGCGCATGACGTCCGCGGGCTACAGCTACCGGACGGCGGCGGAGAACATCGCCGCGGGCTACGGCACCCCGGCGGCGGTGGTGACGGGCTGGATGGCGAGCACGGGCCACTGCAACAACATCATGAACGGCGCGCTGACGCAGACGGGCATCGGCTACTTCAACGCGCCGACCAGCACCTACAAGGCCTACTGGACGCAGGACTTCGGCACGCCGTAG
- a CDS encoding cysteine desulfurase-like protein, which produces MPSPFAEHFPALRSGFSYLDNAAGAQVPTHCIDAIHQFLSGGSCNVGQPYAASRVATALKARAREETAEFLNCRPDEVMLGPSATALTFQLGRALSRLFQAGDEVVISELEHESNAAPWRALEAQGVKVSTWRASWPEGRLEAAELRKLVTPRTRLVAVTAAANSVGATPDVAAAAEVAHGVGAWLFVDAVHSGPHHLPDVRAWGADFAVFSPYKVFGPHLGCLFVRRELLAGLPADKLWFMPDDGPQKFEPGTANHEGWAGWLGSLRYLRDVLGGGQPGREGLTRAFQRITQLEQPLLEAALEQLSRHPRVRLYGPKTSTGRVATFCFNVTGLAPRAVAEHLAEQGVGVAAGHYYATMAAEALGLMPDGAVRASLLHYNTAEDVGRLLAALDSLP; this is translated from the coding sequence ATGCCCTCCCCCTTCGCCGAGCACTTCCCCGCCCTGCGGTCCGGCTTCAGCTACCTGGACAACGCCGCGGGCGCGCAGGTGCCCACGCACTGCATCGACGCCATCCATCAGTTCCTTTCGGGTGGCAGCTGCAACGTGGGCCAGCCCTACGCCGCCTCCCGCGTGGCCACCGCGCTCAAGGCCCGGGCGCGCGAGGAGACGGCGGAGTTCCTCAACTGCCGGCCCGACGAGGTGATGCTCGGGCCCAGCGCCACCGCGCTCACCTTCCAGTTGGGCCGGGCGCTCTCGCGCCTCTTCCAGGCGGGCGACGAGGTGGTCATCTCCGAGCTGGAGCACGAATCCAACGCGGCCCCGTGGCGCGCGCTGGAGGCGCAGGGCGTGAAGGTGTCGACCTGGCGCGCGAGCTGGCCCGAGGGCCGGCTGGAGGCGGCGGAGCTGCGCAAGCTCGTCACCCCGCGCACGCGGCTGGTGGCGGTGACGGCGGCGGCGAACTCCGTGGGCGCGACGCCGGACGTGGCCGCCGCGGCGGAGGTGGCGCACGGCGTGGGCGCGTGGCTGTTCGTGGACGCGGTGCACTCCGGACCGCACCACCTGCCGGACGTGCGGGCGTGGGGCGCGGACTTCGCGGTGTTCTCTCCGTACAAGGTCTTCGGTCCGCACCTGGGCTGTCTGTTCGTGCGGCGCGAACTGCTCGCGGGGCTGCCGGCGGACAAGCTGTGGTTCATGCCGGATGACGGTCCGCAGAAGTTCGAGCCGGGCACCGCGAACCACGAAGGCTGGGCCGGCTGGCTGGGCTCGCTGCGCTACCTGCGCGACGTGCTGGGCGGTGGCCAGCCGGGACGTGAGGGATTGACGCGGGCCTTCCAGCGCATCACGCAGCTGGAGCAGCCGCTGCTGGAGGCCGCGCTGGAGCAGCTGTCGCGGCACCCACGCGTGCGGCTCTACGGACCGAAGACGTCCACCGGGCGCGTGGCCACCTTCTGTTTCAACGTGACCGGCCTGGCACCGCGCGCCGTGGCCGAGCACCTGGCGGAGCAGGGCGTGGGCGTGGCCGCGGGGCACTACTACGCGACGATGGCGGCGGAGGCGCTGGGGCTCATGCCCGACGGCGCGGTGCGCGCGTCGTTGCTGCACTACAACACGGCGGAGGACGTGGGACGGCTGCTCGCGGCGCTGGATTCGCTTCCCTGA